TGTCCAAGACCCTTTTAAGGCCTCTGTCCAGATTAGGGGCCACAGTAATGGGCCCACGTGGTAGCGGGCTAAGGATGTGTCACTTGTCCAGGTGTTCCGAGCATCTGCTTGtattccccaaggtattcctgcagaaagacaatccagccagctcaatctgccttcggaatggttttcttaagcagcttagttgaactaagctgcttaagggagtgaccaTCAGCCTCTCATCCTCGACCTTATTGACCGTGCCTTCTGAATGATtgtcccaggtaaaaaaaagggatAGATCGAgatattgataattttaatgtgttggtgactaggTCAATTGGGGTCGCCTGTGCAGCAACGAATTTATTCTTAATAGCTTAAGGCAAGTACGGGCCGGCTTTCAGTGATTACTTtactttcactaaattcaagGCTAAACTAGGGAAAGCTGAATGGCCACTATGCTACGACTTCTTGATAactataatagctccccacagaaGAAAACTTACCCACCTTCGTTCAGGTGTGCATGTTGAAATTCAAGAAGTCAGGAACGAGCTTTACTCAACTTATCTTCCAACATGCGATGCAAAGaatattttactgttaatattattatgaggtataattttactttaatcccaACACATATTTCGAAacaaactactttaacatggcacatttaTCTTGATGAACTTCAACACATCTGTTATTGTAAGACTACGCGGTCAAGGTAGTTTTGAGGCGAGTGACAGagtacaaaattaatttatatatacattccttaaattctaaatgaaaaatataacatcaTGCTGTTAGTTTGCCTTTAATCAAATACATACACTTCTCGTGTTACTTCTCTCTCAACAAATGGGCAGTGTTTTGGCAGTGTTTTTGGTGGCACTGAGTGCCTAAAGAATGATCAGGGAAACGACTGGTTCTTGCCTAATGTATAAATTCAATGAAGGATATTAAGGGAGTTTTAACATTACATATTCTGACACAATTATTTCAATGACAAGGGGGGGCGGGAATTAAGTTCCCTGAATTACAAAAAGGTGGTACTGAATTTATTGATGCCTAATGGCACTTCCTCTGCATACATGAGGGATAACATTTTGCGTAAATTACACATTTTGCGAGTCTGGGACTCGGGATTTATCATAAAAAGActaataacaaagaataaattacagatacAAAGTAATTATTATTGACGTAAACAGATGCTAATTAAGTATGCCATTTTTATGTATTACCTTAGCCAGTGGAAAACGGCTAGGATTGTTCCTTGGCCCAAGGCGGCCACAAAGAtagccagagggcgcgactcctggGGGGGGGATAATGGCACAGTGCCAAATTGGCACTTATATAAAATAGCTGATAGCAAAGGCATATCgtatttttaaatgcatcatgctgtaTTAAGCATGGAATGAGAAGTCGAAAGACTTAGATAGTTGGTACATCTGTCCATGGTCCTCTGCATTAGCAGAAGGGATTAAATTAaaatgggagggggggagggccTTGatgaggcataaaataaatgtgagtaaatcAAAAGTACCAAAGGAAAATGTTAGAGGGAAAGAATAGGGGATAGActtacaaaaggaataaaatagaatgGTGACGGACCTTGACATCCTCATCTGGATAGAGGTGTCAAAAGTTTTTGCAGGATAAGGGGATGGTACTGTGCCAATTCGACACAGGTACCAGGGGAGCTCGAGAGCTCTCTTCAAGTTACCTGGAATTATTTGCCTATGGGATTTCCTCCACGGACCTCTCCTACTGTGATGATTTTTTTCGGTCGGGGGAAACGGTGGAACCAAACCCTGTGGGGGGATTTGGAGTACCACCTGTGTCGGCTCCTTTGGCAGTGGACACAGGGACTTTCTTTGACAACTCGACCAAGATCCTTCACAGTTCCGtgagttcattggccagttgTGAATTGGCTGAATCATTACTCATGGGCGTGTCAGCGGCAGGCTGAGACAGAGGGGAGGCAGTCGGGAGGGGCGTGAGAAACTACCAGGTAGGGATGACCAGCTctggcacgggttgcgaggccacacctttgggCAAGCTTCCGCTATGGTCTGGAGGACCCGCCTCTCGTACCGGCATCGGTAACGGTGCCAAGCCGGGCGGTGGGAGGGGTTCCGGACTGGGATCTCTCGAATGTAGTTCatgggcgtgctctggcactggcactaaggcagggccaggcactaatGATGGACCCAGAGGTTTCTCGTCGTTGGAAACAGACGGAGATGGGCACTGCTCAGTGCCATCAAGCAGCGCTGGCAgtgatttagaattaattttgggatctcccagaggaggattgatttggtgccttggcactggcactggcactgacatAGACTTTGGGATTTTCTCGCCGTTCTGGgaggatggagcttggcactgctcagtgcgctcaagtggcactggcaatgACTGAGATTTATTTtcgggatc
This Macrobrachium rosenbergii isolate ZJJX-2024 chromosome 42, ASM4041242v1, whole genome shotgun sequence DNA region includes the following protein-coding sequences:
- the LOC136827824 gene encoding keratinocyte proline-rich protein-like, with product MILPTVRLRVTRPHASRIYNLAIANSIPGGYDLILGQDFPSPSKLKKSRGPNSPNKIQLKDCPPPRSLPDPVPVPSTAPAPVPRSPLDLPPGDPENKSQSLPVPLERTEQCQAPSSQNGEKIPKSMSVPVPVPRHQINPPLGDPKINSKSLPALLDGTEQCPSPSVSNDEKPLGPSLVPGPALVPVPEHAHELHSRDPSPEPLPPPGLAPLPMPVREAGPPDHSGSLPKGVASQPVPELVIPTW